A single region of the Triticum dicoccoides isolate Atlit2015 ecotype Zavitan chromosome 2B, WEW_v2.0, whole genome shotgun sequence genome encodes:
- the LOC119363367 gene encoding mixed-linked glucan synthase 2-like, with protein sequence MAAAVTRRANALRVEAPDGNTESGRASLAADSPVAKRAVDAKDDVWVAADEEEASGSIAGDGNRTPLFRTFKVKGSILHPYRFMILVRLVAIVAFFAWRVKHKNHDGVWLWATSMVADVWFGFSWLLNQLPKLNPVKRVPDLAALADHSGDANLPGIDIFVTTVDPVDEPLLYTVNTILSILATDYPVDKYACYLSDDGGTLVHYEAMIEVANFAVLWVPFCRKYCVEPRSPENYFGMKTQPYAGSMAGEFMRDHRRVRREYDEFKVRVDSLSTTIRQRSDAYNSSTKGDGVRATWMADGTQWPGTWIEQVENHRRGQHAGIVQVILGHPSCKPQLGSPASSGNPLDFSNVDTRLPMLVYMSREKRPGYNHQKKAGAMNVMLRVSALLSNAPFVVNFDGDHYINNSQALRAPMCFMLDPRDGQNTAFVQFPQRFDDVDPTDRYANHNRVFFDGTMLSLNGLQGPSYLGTGTMFRRVALYGMEPPRYRAENIKLAGKVNEFGSSTSFINSMPDGATQERSITPVLVDEALSNDLATLMTCAYEDGSSWGRDVGWVYNIATEDVVTGFRMHRQGWRSMYCSMEPAAFRGTAPINLTERLYQVLRWSGGSLEMFFSHSNALMAGRRLHPLQRIAYLNMSTYPIVTVFILAYNLFPVLWLFSEQFYIQRPFGTYIMYLVAVIGMIHVIGMFEVKWAGITLLDWCRNEQFYMIGATGVYPTAVLYMALKLVTGKGIYFRLTSKQTDACSNDKFADLYTVRWVPLLLPTIVVLVVNVAAVGAAIGKAAAWGFFTDQARHVLLGMLFNVWILVLLYPFALGIMGKWGKRPVILFVMLVMAVGAVGLLYVAFHAPYPADFSEVAASLGEASLTGPSG encoded by the exons ATGGCCGCGGCAGTCACTCGCAGAGCCAACGCCCTCCGCGTCGAGGCCCCGGATGGGAACACCGAGAGCGGGCGCGCCAGCCTAGCAGCCGACTCCCCCGTCGCCAAGCGGGCTGTCGACGCCAAGGACGACGTGTGGGTGGCCGCGGACGAGGAAGAAGCGTCGGGATCCATCGCCGGCGACGGCAACCGGACGCCGCTGTTCCGGACCTTCAAGGTCAAGGGAAGCATCCTGCATCCTTACAG GTTCATGATTCTCGTCCGCTTGGTCGccatcgtcgccttcttcgcatggCGCGTGAAGCACAAGAACCATGACGGCGTGTGGCTGTGGGCCACGTCCATGGTCGCCGACGTCTGGTTCGGCTTCTCGTGGCTCCTCAACCAGCTGCCCAAGCTCAACCCCGTCAAGCGCGTCCCCGACCTGGCCGCCCTCGCGGACCACTCCGGCGACGCCAACCTGCCGGGCATCGACATCTTCGTCACCACCGTCGACCCCGTGGACGAACCCCTCTTGTACACCGTGAACACCATCCTCTCCATCCTCGCCACCGACTACCCCGTCGACAAGTACGCCTGCTACCTCTCGGACGACGGCGGCACGTTGGTGCACTACGAGGCGATGATCGAAGTTGCCAATTTCGCTGTCTTGTGGGTCCCCTTTTGTCGGAAGTACTGTGTAGAGCCAAGATCCCCCGAGAACTATTTTGGGATGAAAACGCAGCCGTATGCCGGGAGTATGGCGGGAGAATTCATGAGGGATCATAGGCGTGTGCGCAGAGAGTATGATGAGTTCAAGGTGAGGGTAGACTCCCTTTCCACCACCATCCGCCAACGATCTGATGCGTATAACTCGAGCACCAAAGGAGATGGTGTACGTGCTACCTGGATGGCTGATGGGACACAATGGCCTGGTACATGGATCGAGCAGGTTGAGAACCACAGGAGAGGACAACATGCTGGAATTGTTCAG GTCATACTAGGCCATCCAAGTTGTAAACCGCAACTGGGATCGCCGGCGAGCAGCGGCAATCCACTTGACTTCAGCAATGTTGACACGAGGCTCCCCATGCTCGTCTACATGTCCCGGGAGAAGCGCCCTGGTTATAACCACCAAAAGAAGGCAGGCGCCATGAACGTGATGCTCCGTGTCTCGGCGTTGCTCTCCAACGCGCCCTTCGTCGTCAACTTTGACGGCGACCACTACATCAACAATTCGCAAGCCCTTCGTGCCCCTATGTGCTTCATGCTCGACCCTCGCGACGGTCAGAACACGGCCTTCGTCCAGTTCCCGCAGCGCTTCGACGATGTCGACCCGACGGACCGATACGCCAACCACAACCGTGTCTTCTTCGACGGCACCATGCTCTCCCTCAACGGCCTCCAAGGGCCTTCTTACCTTGGCACCGGCACCATGTTCCGTCGTGTCGCGCTCTATGGCATGGAGCCACCACGTTACAGAGCGGAGAACATCAAGCTTGCAGGTAAGGTCAATGAGTTCGGTAGCTCGACGTCGTTCATAAATTCGATGCCGGATGGTGCAACCCAGGAGCGGTCTATCACGCCGGTGTTGGTCGACGAGGCACTCAGCAATGACCTGGCTACCCTGATGACGTGCGCCTACGAGGATGGAAGTTCATGGGGGAGAGACGTCGGGTGGGTGTACAACATCGCGACGGAGGACGTGGTGACCGGATTCCGCATGCACCGGCAAGGGTGGCGCTCCATGTATTGCTCCATGGAGCCGGCCGCCTTCCGCGGAACGGCTCCGATCAACCTCACCGAGCGCCTCTACCAGGTGCTCCGgtggtcgggcggctccctggagatGTTCTTCTCCCACAGCAATGCTCTCATGGCCGGCCGCCGGCTCCACCCTCTGCAGCGCATCGCCTACCTTAACATGTCGACCTACCCGATCGTCACGGTGTTCATCCTGGCCTACAACCTCTTCCCCGTCCTCTGGCTCTTCTCAGAGCAGTTCTACATCCAGAGGCCGTTCGGCACGTACATCATGTACCTCGTCGCCGTCATAGGCATGATTCACGTGATCGGCATGTTCGAGGTGAAATGGGCGGGGATCACGCTGCTCGACTGGTGCCGCAACGAGCAGTTCTACATGATCGGGGCCACGGGCGTGTACCCGACGGCGGTGCTTTACATGGCGCTCAAGCTCGTCACCGGGAAGGGGATATACTTCAGGCTCACGTCCAAGCAGACGGACGCCTGCTCCAATGACAAGTTCGCCGACCTTTACACCGTGCGGTGGGTGCCGCTGCTGCTCCCGACCATCGTGGTGCTCGTCGTGAACGTCGCGGCCGTCGGGGCAGCGATAGGCAAGGCGGCGGCATGGGGGTTCTTCACGGACCAGGCGCGGCACGTGCTGCTCGGGATGTTGTTCAACGTGTGGATCCTCGTGCTCCTCTACCCGTTTGCGCTCGGGATCATGGGGAAATGGGGGAAGAGGCCCGTCATCCTGTTCGTCATGTTGGTCATGGCCGTTGGCGCAGTCGGGCTCTTGTATGTCGCCTTCCATGCTCCGTACCCAGCTGATTTTTCAGAAGTTGCAGCTTCTCTTGGTGAAGCATCGCTGACCGGGCCATCTGGGTAG